A segment of the Candidatus Methylomirabilota bacterium genome:
GCTCCACGATGCGTCCCACGTACATCACCGCCACCCGATCGCTGATGTGGCGCACCACGCTGAGATCGTGGGCCACGAAGAGGTAGGTGAGGCGGAACTCCCGCTGGAGATCCTGGAGGAGGTTGAGGATCTGGGCCTGCACCGAGACGTCGAGGGCCGAGACCGGCTCGTCGGCGACGACGAGACGCGGGCGCAGGGCGAGGGCGCGGGCGATGCCGATCCGCTGCCGCTCGCCGCCGCTGAAGGCGTGGGGGAAGCGGCGCATGTACTCCGGCCGGAGCCCCACGCGGCGGAGGAGATCGGCCACGCGCTCCTCCCGCTCCCGCCGGCTCCTCACGCCGTGCACGTACAGCGGCTCGCCCACGAGGTCGAGCAGGGTCATGCGCGGGTTCAAAGAGGCGAAAGGGTCCTGGAAGATCATCTGCATCTCGCGCCGCAGCGCGCGGAGCTCCGCCGCGCCGAGGCGCGCGACGTCGACCACGCTGCCGCCGGCGACCCGCATGAGGATCTCGCCGGCGGTGGGCTCGATGGCGCGCAGGAGGCACCGCGCGGTGGTGGTCTTCCCGCAGCCGCTCTCGCCCACGAGGCCCAGCGTCTCGCCCTCGTCGATGTGGAAGTCCACGCCGTCCACCGCACGGACATGGCCCACCGTGCGCTTGAGGAAGCCGCGGCGGATGGGGAAGAGCTTCTGGAGCCCCTTCACCTGCAGGAGTGCCTGCGCGGGGGGCGCGGCCGTCATCGTGGAGGCCGTCACGGGTAGAGGAAGCAGCTCACGGCGTGCCCGACGCCGACCGGACGGAGCGCCGGCTCGTCCCGATCGCAGCGGCCGGCCATGAACTCCGGGCACCGTGGATGGAAGGGACAACCGGTTGGCCGATCGTAGGGATGCGGCACCGCTCCCGCGATGGGCGTGAGCCGCTCGCGGGAGCGTGACCGCATCCGGGGGATCGAGCGCAGCAGCGCCTGGGTATAGGGGTGCTTGGGCGCGTGGAAGATCTCGTCCACCGGCGCCTGCTCCACGACCCGGCCCAGGTACATGACGACCACGTCGGTGGCCATCTCGGCGACCACGCCCAGATCGTGCGTGATCAGCATGATGGCCATGCCGTCCTCTTTCTGGAGCTGACGCATCAGTTCGAGGATCTGGGTCTGCGTGGTCACGTCGAGGGCCGTGGTGGGCTCGTCGGCGATCAACAGGGTCGGATGACAGGAAAGCGCCATCGCGATCATGGCCCGCTGGCGCAGACCGCCGCTGAGCTGATTCGAGAGCTGGTCCACCCGCTGCTCAGGCGAGGACACGCCGACCCGCCGCAACATCTCGATGGCCTTCACGCGCGCCTCGCGGCGGCTCACCTGCTGATGCAGCATGATCGCTTCCATGATCTGGCTGCCCACCGTGTGCACGGGGCTGAAGGAAGACATCGGCTCCTGGAAGATCAGGGCGATCTCCGCACCGCGGATGGCCCGCATGGCCCGGCCGTTGGGCCGCAGCGCGGCCAGATCGACGACGTCGGCCTCGCCCGGCTGGGCGGTCTGACGCCGGAAGCGGATCTCGCCCTCCACGATGCGCCCGGGGCGATCCACGATGCCGAGAATGGAGCGCGCGGTCACACTCTTGCCGCAGCCGCTCTCGCCCACGACTCCGAGCGTGGCGCCGGGAGCGAGGTCGAAGCTCACGCCATCCACCGCCTTCACCGTGCCCTCATCCTGGTGGAAATAGGTCTTGAGCCCACGCACAGCCAGGAGGGGGGGACGCGGATCAGCGGCCATAGGGATCCGCGGCGTCCCGGAGCCCGTCGCCCAGGAAGTTGAACGCCATCACCGCGATGATGACCGGCACCGCGGGCAGCATGAGCCAGGGCGAAATAGCCACCGTCTGGACATTCTGCGCCTGCTGGAGCAGCACGCCCCAGCTGATGGCGGGCGGCCGCAGGCCGAGGCCCAGGAAGGACAGCGCGGTCTCGCTCACGATCATCGCGGGGAGGGCCAGCGTGGTCGCCGCGATGATGTGGCTCATGAAGGACGGCACCATGTGGACGAAGATGGTCCGCATCTGGCTGCAGCCCACCAGTCGGGCCGACACCACGAAGTCCTCCTCGCGGAGCGCGAGGAAGCGCCCGCGTACCACGCGGGCCAG
Coding sequences within it:
- a CDS encoding dipeptide ABC transporter ATP-binding protein, with protein sequence MTAAPPAQALLQVKGLQKLFPIRRGFLKRTVGHVRAVDGVDFHIDEGETLGLVGESGCGKTTTARCLLRAIEPTAGEILMRVAGGSVVDVARLGAAELRALRREMQMIFQDPFASLNPRMTLLDLVGEPLYVHGVRSRREREERVADLLRRVGLRPEYMRRFPHAFSGGERQRIGIARALALRPRLVVADEPVSALDVSVQAQILNLLQDLQREFRLTYLFVAHDLSVVRHISDRVAVMYVGRIVELAETEALFTAPRHPYTAALLSAVPEPDPRARAKRIILQGEVANPAAPPPGCYFHPRCPYAIDKCRTDAPAWEEIAPGRRVACHRAQELALAGVE
- a CDS encoding ABC transporter ATP-binding protein, whose translation is MAADPRPPLLAVRGLKTYFHQDEGTVKAVDGVSFDLAPGATLGVVGESGCGKSVTARSILGIVDRPGRIVEGEIRFRRQTAQPGEADVVDLAALRPNGRAMRAIRGAEIALIFQEPMSSFSPVHTVGSQIMEAIMLHQQVSRREARVKAIEMLRRVGVSSPEQRVDQLSNQLSGGLRQRAMIAMALSCHPTLLIADEPTTALDVTTQTQILELMRQLQKEDGMAIMLITHDLGVVAEMATDVVVMYLGRVVEQAPVDEIFHAPKHPYTQALLRSIPRMRSRSRERLTPIAGAVPHPYDRPTGCPFHPRCPEFMAGRCDRDEPALRPVGVGHAVSCFLYP